TCGGAGCGAACTGGCTGTGCCAGGCAGTAACATGCGGATGATTGAAAAGGCGCCGCATGCCGGAGCTGATCTGGTGTTTCTCGATTTGGAAGATGCTGTCGCCATTTCCGACAAGGAGCAGGCACGGCGGAATGTCATTCATGCACTCAACAGCCTCGATTGGTCGAAGTGCTCCGTATCCGTAAGGATCAATGGCTTGGACTCACACTTTTGCTATCGCGATATCGTCGATGTGGTGGAGCAGGCGGGGGACAAGCTGGATACCCTCTTGGTACCGAAAGTCGGTCAACCGTCGGATCTGCAGTTTGTCGCCCTGTTGCTGGAGCAGATTGAGGCGGCGAAGGGATTCAAGCCGATTAATCTGCATGCCTTGATCGAAACCGCCATGGGTATGGCGAATGTGGAAGCGATTGCGCAAAGCTGTCCCGATCGCCTTGAGGCACTGGTGTTCGGTGTCGCTGATTATGCCGCTTCAACGCAGGCCAGAACCATCAGTATGGGCGGGGTGAATCCCGACTATCATGTGCTCAGTGATCCCAATGACCAGGGACAGCGTAAGACCTATCTGGGCAACCAGTGGCATTTCGCCATGTCGCGCTTGATCGTTGCCTGTCGCGCCTATGGACTCAGACCCATCGACGGACCGTTCGGTGACATCAGCGATCCTGATGGCTATCTCGCTGTGGCAAAATCATTCGCCGCCCTTGGGGGGGAGGGAAAGTGGGCCATACACCCCTCACAGGTTCCGCTTGCCAATCAGATTTTTTCCCCTGATGAGGAGGAGATCGAACGGGCAAGAAGAGTTTTGGACGCAATGGAAAAAGCGGCAGCCGAAGGATTGGGTGCGGTCAGTCTCGATGGCCGCATGATCGATGCCGCATCCATTCGCCAGGCCGAGGTGATCATTGAAAAGATGAACCAGATAGAGGGCAAGGCCGTCAGCAAGGAGGCCGTTGCATGAACATACATGAGTATCAGACAAAGGAGCTGTTTCGCAGCTACAAGATACCCGTACCGGAGGGACGCATGGCCCATTCGGCCAACCAGGCCCTCTCAATGGCGGAACAGCTGGGTGGTGACGGTTGGGTCGTCAAGGCGCAGATCCATGCCGGCGGTCGGGGTAAGGCCGGTGGTGTTCAACTGGCGACGAGCCTCGAAGAGGTGCAGGAGCATGCTGAGAACCTGATAGGCAGGCGCCTGGTGACCAGGCAGACCGGAGAAGTCGGGCGTTTGGTCAACCGGGTATTGGTTGAACAGGTTCATCAGATCGATACGGAATACTACCTCGGCCTGGTGATCGATCGCGGTAGCCAGCGGATTACCCTGATTGCTTCCGCCGCCGGTGGAATGGAGATTGAAGAGGTGGCCAGGGCAACACCGGAAAAAGTGATCCGGGAAGTGGTCGATCCGGCGGTGGGCCTGCAGGATTTTCAGTGTCGCAAAGTGGCCGCCGGCATCGGTCTCAGTGGTAAAAATATTGTTAAAGCGGCACGTATCATGAAGAGTCTTTATCGCTGCTTTCGTGATAAGGATGCCCTGATGGTCGAAATCAATCCACTGGTGATGACCACAGATGGTGAGTTTCTGGCCCTGGACGCAAAAATGTCCTTTGATGGTAATGCCCTGTTCAGGCATTCGGAAATTACCGATCTTCGTGATTTTGATGAGGAGGATCCAAAAGAGGTTGAGGCCTCGGGCCATGATCTCAACTATATTGCCCTGGATGGCAGTGTCGGCTGTATCGTCAATGGCGCCGGACTGGCCATGGCGACGATGGATGCCATCAGTCTGTATGGCGGGAAACCGGCTAATTTTCTCGATGTCGGCGGTGGCGCTTCACCGGAGAAGATCGCCAATGCCTTCCGTATCGTGCTGGAGGACCCAAACGTCAAGGTTGTCATGCTGAATATCTATGCCGGAATCAACCGCTGCGACTGGATTGCGGAAGGTATCGTCAAGGCGATGGCGGAGCTCTCGGTCGAGGTGCCGGTCGTGGTGAGATTGGCAGGCACCAACCTGGAAGCGGGCAGAGAGATACTGGCAAACTCGGGACTCGACTACATACATGCCGACCGGTTGAGTGATGCCGCGGAAAAGTCGGTACAGGCAGTCAATCAGGGGGTGGCGGCATGAGTATCCTCGTCAATAAGGATTCACGAGTCATTTTTCAGGGCTTTACCGGGCAACATGCCACGTTTCATGCCGAGGAAGCAATCCGGATGGGAACTCAGGTTGTGGGTGGCGTCACACCGGGCAAAGGCGGTCAAATCCATATCGACAGGCCGGTATTCGATACCGTGAGGGATGCGGTAGTCCAGGCCGGCGCCGATGTCAGTGTGGTCTTTGTACCGCCGCCTTTCAGTGCCGATGCCGTGATGGAAGCCATCGAAGCGGGGATCAAGGTAATCGTTGTGATCACCGACGGTGTACCGGTGCAGGATATGGTCAGGGTGAAGCGCTACCTGATCGGTCACGATGCCATCATCGTCGGTCCCAACACGGCAGGGGTGATCACTCCGGAAGAGTGTAAGGTCGGGATCATGCCGGCCCATATCTACCCGAAGGGACGTGTTGGGATCGTTTCTCGTTCGGGCACCCTGAACTATGAAGCGGTGGAGCAGATGAGTGAACTGGGACTGGGGGTCTCAACCAGTGTCAGTATCGGTGGCGATCCTGTGAATGGTTGTGATTTTCTGACCCTGCTGGAGAAGTTTGCCGATGACGACGAGACCGAGGCGGTACTGATGATCGGCGAGATCGGTGGCGCCCAAGAGGTCGAGGCGGCTGCCTGGGCCAGGGATCACCTGAACAAGCCCCTGATCGGTTTCATTGCCGGTGCGACGGCACCGCCGGGGCGCAGAATGGGACATGCCGGAGCGATTATCTCCGGAGAGGGGGATACTGCCCAGGCTAAAATGCAGCGTCTGGCAGAATTGGGTGTCCATGTCGTGCAGAATGCCGCGGAAATCGGCAAGACGGTTCACCACAGCTTTAAATGAGGCGAATCAAGGGCCAAGCTTTCATCCTATGGCTCTGTTTGCCCCTTTTCAGTGGAAGCGTGGTGGCGCAGAATCGGATGACCGATCCTGTTACGGGTGTTGTCACATGGGAGACAACCACACATGGGGTGACACTATCGTTGACCCAGATGCTGCCGGATCAGGCCCGTGCCTTCTATCTCAATCGCGGACTGTCGGCCGAAGCCACCGAGGCCTATGCCAAGGCCTGTGTCTATAGTGTGGTGTTACGAAATGACACCGCTCCCGGAGTGGTTCATTTCAGATTGGCCGATTGGTCCGTAGTGAGTGAGGGTGAATCCAAGCCTCTGCCGAGCGTGGAGGGATGGCTCAGTCGTTTCGAGGAATATGAACACCCGAAATCTGCGACAATTGCATTCAGATGGGCTCAATTTCCGCCGCAACAAGCCTATCAGCCCGGAGGTGACTGGAATCAGGGAATGCTCGCTACCGGACTCCCGGTCGGTAGTGAATTCGATCTGGTGGCCCGCTGGGAAGTGGCCGGACAACCCTATCAAGGTGTGTTGAACAATGTGCGTTGTGCCCGCTGAGTACATAAGATGGATGGGAATATGGTTGTGTCTGGGACTTGCCCCGGCGCAGGCGGAACTCCCTCCGTTGACCCATGACCTGATACCGGTCTCGGAATCACGATCGGCGCCCGATCTGCGATTACCCGATATGGATGATGAGATAGTCGATATACGATCGCTGAAGGGCAAGGTTGTCGTCGTCAACTTCTGGGCAACCTGGTGCCCCCCCTGCAGGCGTGAGATGCCATCTCTGGAACAGCTCTATCAGGCGACAAAAGAGCGGGGTGTCGTGGTGTTGGCTGTCAATATCGGTGAGGACGTCGATGCCATCTTTCCCTTTCTCGGCAGAGTGGAGCCCTCGCCCAGCTTCCCGATCCTGCTCGACAGTGACTCCTCAAGCCCGTCAGCTTGGAAGGTGAGGGGGTTGCCTACTACGTTCGTGGTTGCCCCTGACGGTAAACTGGCCTTTCAGGCAGTGGGTGGTCGCGAATTCAGTCATCCCGATCTGATCAACCAGCTGATGAGCCTGTTTGAGGAAGGGAACATTAAATGACACAGCACTCGATCGAGCAGGGTATTCTTTTCAGATTGGGTATCCCGGCAGCCATTGTAAACTCAAAATGGTATCGGAAAGCCCTTAAGTTGCCTCTCTCTCATGTCTGTTACCGCTTGTAATTGTTCCTCAATAGGAGGAATATTCCCCCATCAGACCACAGGAATAGGTTCCGTGCGATGAAAAGGCTTTTGATCCTCAACAGCAAGGGAGGCTGTGGAAAGACAACGATAGCGACAAATCTGGCGGGTTTTTATGCCGCTTCAGGGACGTCGACAGCACTCTTCGATTACGATCCTCAGGGATCCAGCAAGCGTTGGTTGGAGCTGCGTCCAGACCAATTTCCAGACATCAGTGGTGTGTTTGCCGCCAAGACCACTCAAGGAAGTGTCACACGTTCCTTTGCCCTACGGGTCCCCCCGGATACGCAACGCATCATTGTGGATACCCCCGCATCGATGAAACGTCTGGAAATGATGGAGATGCTGCGCTCGGCAACAGCGGTTGTGGTGCCTGTACTCCCATCCGGAATCGATTGTCATGTCACTTTGGATTTTCTCAAGCAGCTTGGTGACCTGGTCCGTCAGATGGGGCTCAATCTTCCGATAGGTATCGTTGCCAACCGGGTGCGCCTCAATACACGTGCGTTCAAGAAGCTTAAAGCGTCGTTGGAGGATCTGGATGTGCCTCTGGTGGCCTTTCTGAGAGAGTCGCAAAACTATGTTTATGCGGCCGAGTCGGGATGTGCGGTAGTCGACTTGAAACAACCTGCATTTAAAAAAGACAATCAACAATGGTCGATACTGATCAACTGGCTGGAGACAGGTGAGCTTCTGTCATCCATCCCTCCCAGCAACAACGAATCGCAACACGCACTCAATCTGTGCTAGTCGTATCTCAACTGCTCAGGCGCTTGTATCTGATTCGATGCGGTTGATCGGCCTCAGCGCCGAGACGCTGTTTGCGATCGGCCTCATAGTCGGCATAGTTGCCTTCAAACCACACCACGCCTGAATCCCCCTCGAAGGCGAGTATATGGGTGGCGATGCGGTCGAGGAACCAGCGGTCATGGCTGATGATGACCGCACAACCGGGGAAGGAGAGCAGGGCCTCTTCCAGGGCGCGCAGTGTCTCCACATCGAGATCATTGGTCGGTTCATCGAGGAGCAACAGATTTCCGCCGCTTTTTAACAACTTCGCCAGGTGCACCCGGTTGCGTTCACCGCCGGAGAGATCGCCGATACGTTTCTGCTGATCGGAACCCTTGAAGTTGAAGCGGCTGACATAGGCTCGGGATTGCATCTGAAAGCGGTCTACGGTGATGATATCCTGGGAGTCCGAGATCTCCTCCCAAACCGTCTTGTTTGCGTCCAGGGCATCACGGCTCTGGTCCACATAGGCGATTTCCACGGTCTCACCGATGCGCATCTCTCCGGCGTCGGGCTTCTCCTGGTCGGTGATGATGCGAAACAACGTTGTTTTTCCCGCACCATTGGGGCCTATGATGCCGACAATGCCACCTTTGGGTAGGTTGAAGGTGAGGTCGTCGTATAGCATACGATCGCCGAAGGATTTTCTGAGGCCTACTGTGTCGATTACCAGATCGCCCAGCCGCGGTCCCGGGGGAATATAGAGTTCATTGGTCTCATTACGTTTCTGAAACTCCTGAGACTGCAACTCTTCAAAACGCTGTAGACGGGCCTTGCTTTTTGCATGGCGTCCTTTGGGATTGGAGCGAACCCAATCCAACTCCGCCTTCATGCTCTTGATATGGGCCGCTTCCTCGTGGGACTCCTGTTCCAGGCGTTGCTCCTTCTGTTCCAGCCAGGAAGAGTAGTTACCCTCCCATGGGATGCCATAACCACGGTCCAGTTCAAGAATCCAGCCGGCAACATTGTCGAGAAAATAGCGGTCATGGGTGACCGCAACCACTGTGCCGCTGTATTCATGGAGAAATCGTTCCAACCAGGCCACCGATTCCGCATCCAGATGGTTGGTGGGTTCGTCGAGCAGCAGCATATCGGGTTTTTCAAGCAGTAATCTACACAGAGCCACACGACGCCTTTCACCACCCGATAGGGTTTTAACATCGGCATCCCAGGGCGGCAGACGCAGGGCATCAGCGGCAATTTCCAGTTGGCGCTCGATATTGTGTCCATCAGTGGCCTGGATAATATTTTCGAGTTCAGCCTGCTCCTTCGCCAGGGCGTCGAAATCGGCATCCGCCTCTGCATAAGCGGCGTAGACCTCGTCTAAGCGGTCCAGGGCCTGTTTTACATCGCCCAACGCGGCTTCCACATTACCACGCACATCAGTGGTTTCGTCCAATTGTGGTTCCTGGGACAGGTAGCCGATGCGGATGCCTGGCTGCGGTCGTGCTTCTCCTTCAATGTCAGTATCGACACCCGCCATAATACGTAACAGGGTTGATTTGCCGGCGCCATTGAGACCCAGCACACCGATCTTGGCGCCGGGGAAAAAGGAGAGTGATATATCGCGTAATATCGGTTTCTTAGGTGGGACGATCTTGCCCACCCTGTTCATCGTGTAAATGTACTGGGCCATGGATAGTTGACAATTGTTGGATTGGGATGGCGCTTAGGGGCCATTTGATCCCGGTATAATAACATGTGATTCCTGAAATCTGATAGTAAATGTCGGTTTTATATGAGCATGGGAAATAAATAACTGGGGAGCTTGATATAACCCAAATGTCAATTACACTTATTATTGTCTCCAGCGAATTTTGGCCAATGCCAGCTGGTTATGAGTGTTCAACCAATGCCATAATCTGTATGCAGATGGGCTGGAGATGATGTCGGTCATAATGCTGTCCGCACTAAGCGGTTCTCAGCATGGTGTGCATGACCCCCATCTTGGGTATCTTGTAAACTTCTACAGAGGAGACTGGGTATTCAACTTGATGGAATCGCATGATTCAGGGTTGACAGGCTTGGCTAAAACATACGTATGAGAAGAGTGCGTTTTGATAGATAAATCGCAATTGAATCTAAAGCAAGCGTATTGGAGTCCGGCCGTTTCAATCTAAGATCGAGGTTCCGTATTCATCAATAGAGCCAACAGAACCCCGCTTAGGCGGGGTTTCTCATTTCGTACGCCTCTTTTGTGTTAACAGGCCCTGGCATCACTGATAAGACGGATCGTGATCAGAGGACACTATCGTGTCCGCGCTGTCTTGGCCATTGGTGTTGCCTTTTGACTTTATAAATTTGAGCAACTCGTCCTCAGGCACAGGGTGAGAGTAGAAGAATCCTTGCGCCAAACCGCAACCAGCCCTGCTGAGATGATCGATTTGGGTCTGGTTTTCCACACCCTCGGCGATCAGGTTCAGGTTGAGTCCCTTGGCCATGGCGATAATCGCATCGATGATAGAGTTATCTTCGGAGGTTTTGATGCCTTGAACAAACGAGCGGTCGATCTTCAAGGTATTGATTGGCAAATTCTGTAGATAGCCCAATGATGAGTAGCCGGTACCGAAATCATCGATGGCGATGCGTATGCCTTTATGGGATAACTTGGTCAAGGCATCTATCGCTTTCTCCATATCCTGCATAATGGCATGTTCGGTGATTTCCAGTTCCAAAGTGTTTTTCGGTAATTGATGTCGTTTGATGATCTTGAGTGCTTTATTTACAAACTGATCCATCTCAAGTTGTTGCATTGAGATGTTTACCGAAAGTTGTAATGTGATACCTTCGTGTTCCATCCAGCGTTTTATGTCCGTGCACGCCCTTCGCAGCACCCATTCACCAAGGGGTATGATCAGGCCGGATTCTTCTGCGACACTGATAAATTCATTGGGTTGGATTGTACCTTTTTCAGGATGTTTCCAACGAACCAGTGCCTCAACACCCCTCATATAACCGTTGTTGATATCAAATTGTGGTTGATAGTAGAGACATAGTTCATTGGTTGAGATCGCTTTGCGTAAGCCATTCTCAATATCCAGGGATTGCGAGAAGTGAGCCTTCATCTTCTCGGAATAGAAGGCATAGCCGTTCTTTCCGGCATTCTTCACTTTATACATCGCAATATCGGCATGTTTGATTAATGAGTCCTTGGTGTCACCATCACTGGGATAGATGGAGATGCCGATGCTGAAGCTGATGAAAATCTCCTCGTTTTTTATGATAAAGGGTTCCAACGTCAGTCGGAGAATCTTTTCCGCCAGGTTTCTTGCATCCTGTATATCATTGATTTCGGGTACAAGCAGATTGAATTCGTCACCACCGACGCGGGCGAGGGTATCGGCTTCTCTCAACTCACTGCGGAGCCGCTGGCCAACCATTTTCAGTAACTCATCACCCACATAGTGACCGAGTGAGTCATTGATGATCTTGAAACGGTCCATGTCCAGATACATGATTGCCAATTTTTTACCCGAGCGCTTGGATTGCGCCATGGCCATGTTTAACCGATCGCGGAACAAGCTGCGATTAGGTAGATTGGTCAACAAATCGTGGTAGAGCTGATATTTGATGAGTTCTTCGGCCTGTTTCCGTTCGGAGATATCCCGTGCAACACCATAGGTGCCTATGAATGACTTGGTTTTATCATCATTCGTTGTGTATATGCCGATCGAACTCAACTCGACCGGTACGGTGCCGGAATCGAAAAAACGGCTGCCATTATTGTTCTTACTGCTCAACTTCAGTTCTGCGCTACGGGTGGCGCGTTCCCCGGCACGGCGCTCATTGAATGTGAAATGGGCTCGTTCTATATCTTCAGTGTGAATAAGTTTGCTGAAATGCTCACCGATGATTTCTTTCTGGTCGTAGCCCAGAAGTGACTTTACGCGCTCATTTATGAAGGCGAATCTGCCCTCATGATCCAGCAGATAGATCATATCGGGTGAGTTGTTGACGATAAACTTGTGAAGGGACTCGGACTCCTGAAGCCGCAGTTGTATTGACTGATTTGATGCCTTCAACTGACGACGTTCAAGAACGTTGGCGACAGATCGCAACAGCTCGTCCGGCGCATAGGGTTTACGCAGAAAGTCCTGAGCCCCTTTGCGTAGTGCCATGGTCGCATGGTCAAATGTGGTTTCGCCGCTAACGACGATGATATCGCAATTCAGCTGATAAGAATCGATATGCTCCATCACTTTGTGTCCATGGAGATCAGGCATATTCAGGTCGAGCAGTATCAAGTCGAAAGTTCCGCTATTAAGTAGATCGATCGCCTCACGGCCGCATTCCGCCAGTGTTGTCTCATAACCCGTGAAGCGCAGGATTTCCTTCAGGCTGGCTCGCGCCCTTGGCTCATCATCAGCGATCAATATCCGCGCGTTATAGCTTCGCTTTGGACGATTAGTATTAATGTCTGTTGGAAGGGATTCGAAGTTGCCTTCAATACCTCGCCATGGTGCCGGATAGTATGGGTGCATATTGAGTTCCTTATACTAGCCGATCCTGGGCAGGTAGATCTGAAATCGCGAGCCCACCCCGCTATTCGATGTACAGTTAATGGAACCGGAAAGCTCATCAATGAGATTTTTAACGATAGTAAGCCCCAATCCGGAGTGGGAATTGTCTTTGGTGGTTGTAACCGGGGTGAATAACTGGTCCATAATCTCTTTGTCTATTCCTGGGCCATCGTCAGTAATCTGAATTTCAATGTGTTCTTTGCCATTTATATAGGCATTGGCGCGGGTTTCAATACCCAGTTTTCCCCCTTCTGGCATAGCTTCGACTGCATTTTTTATCAAATTGGTCAGTATCTGCTTGATATGACCCCGCTGCGTGTCAAGATGGGGCAGGTTCGAGTCAAGATCAAGTTCGGTGGAGATATTGTGCATGGGAAACAGCGAGGATTGAAATAATTTGTACAGATCCTGTATGAGTTGGTTGATGTCGACGCTTTTTGTCTGTTGCTCGAGTTCATCGGGAATATCACGAATACGCAGTATGATCTTGCCGACCCTTGCAATTTCTTCCTTGATAATATTCAGTTCTTCGGTTGCTTCATGATCCTCGCCAAGTTTCATGCCGAGAATGTGCAGGTAGTTGTTGATGATTCCGAGTGGGTTGTTCGCCTCATGTACGACTTTCCGCGCCTCGAGATGAAAAGTGGCCCGCTCGTCTTCAATCATCTGCTGTTGATGGGAGAGCATGTTCTGCTGCCGCTGGAGCATTTCTGCCGCCTCCCCGGCAAAGAGTGTGAGTAGCTGCTGTTGCCCGTCCAGTTCTTCCCACTGGTTTTGGTTGATGCCGATGGCGATCAATCCAATCCGGGATTGGTGGGTGCTCAACGGCAGGTAGAGCAGGGCTTCGTTGTTCAGAAAGCGCGCCAATTGGCGATCCACGACACTTACCAGCGGCAGATTCTCATCACCCTGTGAATAGCGGGAGCTTTTTTGATTGAAGGCAGTGGCGGCCAGACTGCGATCGGATTCAACGGAAATCGTAATTTCTTCCAACAGTGCATTGTTATGGGCTGTAGGGCTGATCGGGCTTAGCGTCTTCCCATCCTGATTCAGTATCAGGTAGCAGACCTGTTGAATGCCGAAGAGCAGATCGAGGTCGCGCTGAATCTGTTGCATCGTGGCGATCACGTCCGGTGTTTCCGGTATAGCTTCCAAACCACCGCCGAATAGGGCCGCCTGTTTGATGCGTTCTGCCAATGCCTGCTGATGATCTTGTGCCTGTTTTTCGGTTTTCTGTCTAGGCAGGGTAATGCCAAGACTTCGTGCCGCATTGGCTGCCTTATCCCTGGCATCCTGGATTAACTCTTCCACGATTGTCTGATTCAGCCCGAACAGGGTATCGGCACGCGCCAGGACCTCGTTTTCCAGTTTGTCGCTGCTGTCGGAGAGGTGGCTTGCAAGATTGACCAGTTTTACCAAGTGCGAGCAGTCGAGAATATTATCTGCAGGTTCGTGCTGGTAGAGCACTGCGTCAGCCAGGAAGGATTGCAGGTCCCAGCTTTCTATCATGTGTGATCCGATCTGCGGCGATGAAAAGTCGAATTTCTCAATCTCCGCCTTGACCAGTGACTCCCCTGTCAAATCCTGTTCAAGTATGGCCCCGTACTCATCGGGAGAGGCCTGCAGTAAAGCCAGCTGTCCCAGTCGATGCAGGAGTCCCGCAAGATAGGCCTCATCGGGTGACCGGTATGTGGTCAGGTCCGCCAAGGCCTTTGCTGTTTGTGCGCATATCAGTGACTGAAACCAGATTTCGTCAAGGGCTTGTCCAGCCTGTTTACTGAGCTGGTTGAAAAATTGCTGGACTGCGCTGTTGATGGCGATTGTTCTGACGCTGCGAATACCAAGAACCACCAACAGTCGCTGTATATCGCTGATCTCCTGCCATTGACGATAGAAAGGTGAGTTGGCTGCCGTGATGACCTTGGAAGAGACTCCAGCGTCTTTCTCTATCGTTTCGGCCAGATGCTTGAAACTCACGTCGGAGTTGTTGCAGCTATCGATGAGCTCGATAAGGATTGCTGGCGGGCTGGGAAGATTGCTGAATCTTCCGATGAGTCGCTTATGCTCCGATTGAGTAGGCACGGAAATCCTAAAAATATTATTTATTAACAGCTGGTTATCGGGGTAATTAATAGCACTTAATTAGTTACTGTTAAAGCTATTTTACTAAAAAGTCCTTAATTCATGTATGGATTTCTGTCTCGGATGACGCCCATATGCCGAAACCGGGCATGTCGAATTTTTGCCTTGAGCAGGATTTCTGGCGAGTCAATATTTTGTCTCTATTTAAAGATCTATTTATAACTATATGAATAAAAAGGAATTAATTTATTTATATCGAGTGGCATTTATATTGCATTCAAATAGGATGTAAATCTTGAGGGTGGCATTATGGCAGACGAACAAGCAGCAGAAGAACTCGATTTAGGCGAAGAGAAATCAGGTAAGTCCAAGCTCATTATCATCATTGCAATCGTTGCCGTTTTACTGATTGGTGGCGGTGTTGCCGCCTATTTTCTTCTGATGGGGGACGATGAATCGGTCGATGAGGAGGATCCGGCGTCGTCTGAGCAAGCGGCCGAAACTGAAGAGCCGCTGAGTCCTGCCCAGTACATTGAGATGAAGCCACCCTTTGTCGTC
This sequence is a window from Candidatus Thiodiazotropha sp. LNASS1. Protein-coding genes within it:
- a CDS encoding CoA ester lyase, with product MAYKNRLHRSELAVPGSNMRMIEKAPHAGADLVFLDLEDAVAISDKEQARRNVIHALNSLDWSKCSVSVRINGLDSHFCYRDIVDVVEQAGDKLDTLLVPKVGQPSDLQFVALLLEQIEAAKGFKPINLHALIETAMGMANVEAIAQSCPDRLEALVFGVADYAASTQARTISMGGVNPDYHVLSDPNDQGQRKTYLGNQWHFAMSRLIVACRAYGLRPIDGPFGDISDPDGYLAVAKSFAALGGEGKWAIHPSQVPLANQIFSPDEEEIERARRVLDAMEKAAAEGLGAVSLDGRMIDAASIRQAEVIIEKMNQIEGKAVSKEAVA
- the sucC gene encoding ADP-forming succinate--CoA ligase subunit beta gives rise to the protein MNIHEYQTKELFRSYKIPVPEGRMAHSANQALSMAEQLGGDGWVVKAQIHAGGRGKAGGVQLATSLEEVQEHAENLIGRRLVTRQTGEVGRLVNRVLVEQVHQIDTEYYLGLVIDRGSQRITLIASAAGGMEIEEVARATPEKVIREVVDPAVGLQDFQCRKVAAGIGLSGKNIVKAARIMKSLYRCFRDKDALMVEINPLVMTTDGEFLALDAKMSFDGNALFRHSEITDLRDFDEEDPKEVEASGHDLNYIALDGSVGCIVNGAGLAMATMDAISLYGGKPANFLDVGGGASPEKIANAFRIVLEDPNVKVVMLNIYAGINRCDWIAEGIVKAMAELSVEVPVVVRLAGTNLEAGREILANSGLDYIHADRLSDAAEKSVQAVNQGVAA
- the sucD gene encoding succinate--CoA ligase subunit alpha is translated as MSILVNKDSRVIFQGFTGQHATFHAEEAIRMGTQVVGGVTPGKGGQIHIDRPVFDTVRDAVVQAGADVSVVFVPPPFSADAVMEAIEAGIKVIVVITDGVPVQDMVRVKRYLIGHDAIIVGPNTAGVITPEECKVGIMPAHIYPKGRVGIVSRSGTLNYEAVEQMSELGLGVSTSVSIGGDPVNGCDFLTLLEKFADDDETEAVLMIGEIGGAQEVEAAAWARDHLNKPLIGFIAGATAPPGRRMGHAGAIISGEGDTAQAKMQRLAELGVHVVQNAAEIGKTVHHSFK
- a CDS encoding TlpA family protein disulfide reductase; translated protein: MGIWLCLGLAPAQAELPPLTHDLIPVSESRSAPDLRLPDMDDEIVDIRSLKGKVVVVNFWATWCPPCRREMPSLEQLYQATKERGVVVLAVNIGEDVDAIFPFLGRVEPSPSFPILLDSDSSSPSAWKVRGLPTTFVVAPDGKLAFQAVGGREFSHPDLINQLMSLFEEGNIK
- a CDS encoding AAA family ATPase produces the protein MKRLLILNSKGGCGKTTIATNLAGFYAASGTSTALFDYDPQGSSKRWLELRPDQFPDISGVFAAKTTQGSVTRSFALRVPPDTQRIIVDTPASMKRLEMMEMLRSATAVVVPVLPSGIDCHVTLDFLKQLGDLVRQMGLNLPIGIVANRVRLNTRAFKKLKASLEDLDVPLVAFLRESQNYVYAAESGCAVVDLKQPAFKKDNQQWSILINWLETGELLSSIPPSNNESQHALNLC
- the ettA gene encoding energy-dependent translational throttle protein EttA, yielding MAQYIYTMNRVGKIVPPKKPILRDISLSFFPGAKIGVLGLNGAGKSTLLRIMAGVDTDIEGEARPQPGIRIGYLSQEPQLDETTDVRGNVEAALGDVKQALDRLDEVYAAYAEADADFDALAKEQAELENIIQATDGHNIERQLEIAADALRLPPWDADVKTLSGGERRRVALCRLLLEKPDMLLLDEPTNHLDAESVAWLERFLHEYSGTVVAVTHDRYFLDNVAGWILELDRGYGIPWEGNYSSWLEQKEQRLEQESHEEAAHIKSMKAELDWVRSNPKGRHAKSKARLQRFEELQSQEFQKRNETNELYIPPGPRLGDLVIDTVGLRKSFGDRMLYDDLTFNLPKGGIVGIIGPNGAGKTTLFRIITDQEKPDAGEMRIGETVEIAYVDQSRDALDANKTVWEEISDSQDIITVDRFQMQSRAYVSRFNFKGSDQQKRIGDLSGGERNRVHLAKLLKSGGNLLLLDEPTNDLDVETLRALEEALLSFPGCAVIISHDRWFLDRIATHILAFEGDSGVVWFEGNYADYEADRKQRLGAEADQPHRIRYKRLSS
- a CDS encoding EAL domain-containing protein, with translation MHPYYPAPWRGIEGNFESLPTDINTNRPKRSYNARILIADDEPRARASLKEILRFTGYETTLAECGREAIDLLNSGTFDLILLDLNMPDLHGHKVMEHIDSYQLNCDIIVVSGETTFDHATMALRKGAQDFLRKPYAPDELLRSVANVLERRQLKASNQSIQLRLQESESLHKFIVNNSPDMIYLLDHEGRFAFINERVKSLLGYDQKEIIGEHFSKLIHTEDIERAHFTFNERRAGERATRSAELKLSSKNNNGSRFFDSGTVPVELSSIGIYTTNDDKTKSFIGTYGVARDISERKQAEELIKYQLYHDLLTNLPNRSLFRDRLNMAMAQSKRSGKKLAIMYLDMDRFKIINDSLGHYVGDELLKMVGQRLRSELREADTLARVGGDEFNLLVPEINDIQDARNLAEKILRLTLEPFIIKNEEIFISFSIGISIYPSDGDTKDSLIKHADIAMYKVKNAGKNGYAFYSEKMKAHFSQSLDIENGLRKAISTNELCLYYQPQFDINNGYMRGVEALVRWKHPEKGTIQPNEFISVAEESGLIIPLGEWVLRRACTDIKRWMEHEGITLQLSVNISMQQLEMDQFVNKALKIIKRHQLPKNTLELEITEHAIMQDMEKAIDALTKLSHKGIRIAIDDFGTGYSSLGYLQNLPINTLKIDRSFVQGIKTSEDNSIIDAIIAMAKGLNLNLIAEGVENQTQIDHLSRAGCGLAQGFFYSHPVPEDELLKFIKSKGNTNGQDSADTIVSSDHDPSYQ